From a single Pseudalkalibacillus hwajinpoensis genomic region:
- a CDS encoding MarR family winged helix-turn-helix transcriptional regulator, producing the protein MDNHSIENIHLELSFLIRYINLATPNKKDKEGNLERSEYLLLHQISLHTSIGVKVLANELYLNNSTVSRQAAALEKKGFVTKIADPRDGRSYFYQITELGTKELLQYKQTRMDIITTLLNEWSEEECQTFEQLLNKFNHSLKEIV; encoded by the coding sequence ATGGACAACCACTCAATTGAAAACATCCATCTTGAATTATCGTTTTTGATTCGCTATATCAATTTAGCTACTCCTAATAAAAAAGATAAAGAAGGAAACCTTGAACGTTCGGAATATCTTTTGTTACATCAAATCTCTCTTCATACTTCGATTGGCGTAAAAGTGTTAGCGAATGAATTGTATTTGAATAATTCAACAGTCAGTAGGCAAGCTGCAGCCCTGGAGAAGAAAGGGTTCGTTACGAAAATCGCAGATCCACGCGATGGCCGATCCTACTTCTATCAAATCACGGAATTAGGAACAAAAGAATTACTTCAGTATAAACAAACTAGAATGGATATCATTACAACCCTTTTAAACGAATGGTCCGAAGAAGAGTGCCAGACATTTGAACAACTATTAAATAAGTTTAACCATTCGTTAAAGGAAATTGTCTAG
- a CDS encoding TetR/AcrR family transcriptional regulator, with protein sequence MHDRKQHVIKMAHELFIDRGFQGTSIQDILDYSGISKGTFYNYFSSKNELLIALFKALYESMENSRDELLIGQDPSNLAIFIKQIEFQMNTNKKNKLVTLFEEVFVSNDEDLKQFLKDGQKRMLQWVFNRFLELFGEEKRPYLLDASIMFLGILHHNVKYYSVSNGSSADIYPVVRYSVERMVKIVEDASASGVQLNKPEQMENWFPEGMRSDQTFQANLLKTIGSLKDKLQPKENYSESIERLDFVQDELLHSKKSRKFLIESVLCSLREDQALDQKTVETLDSLVNSYFE encoded by the coding sequence ATGCATGATCGAAAACAACATGTCATTAAGATGGCTCATGAGCTTTTTATCGATAGAGGATTTCAAGGAACTTCGATTCAGGATATTTTGGATTATAGTGGCATTTCGAAAGGGACGTTCTATAATTATTTTTCATCAAAGAATGAGCTATTAATCGCGCTCTTTAAGGCGCTTTATGAATCTATGGAAAACAGCAGAGATGAATTGCTCATTGGCCAGGATCCCTCTAACCTTGCTATCTTTATTAAACAAATCGAATTTCAGATGAACACGAATAAGAAAAATAAGCTGGTTACGCTTTTTGAGGAAGTATTTGTCTCTAATGATGAGGATTTAAAACAATTTCTTAAAGATGGACAAAAGAGGATGCTTCAGTGGGTGTTCAATCGTTTTCTCGAACTCTTCGGTGAGGAGAAGCGCCCATATTTACTCGATGCTTCCATTATGTTCCTAGGTATCCTGCATCATAATGTAAAATATTATTCGGTCTCAAACGGTTCAAGCGCAGATATCTATCCAGTAGTTCGATATAGCGTAGAGCGAATGGTGAAGATTGTAGAAGATGCCTCTGCTTCAGGTGTTCAATTAAACAAACCAGAACAGATGGAAAACTGGTTTCCTGAAGGCATGCGTAGTGACCAGACCTTCCAGGCAAACCTTCTCAAAACGATTGGTTCTCTGAAAGATAAGCTACAACCTAAAGAAAATTATTCAGAATCGATTGAGCGCTTGGATTTTGTGCAGGATGAACTCCTGCATTCGAAAAAATCACGAAAATTCCTGATTGAAAGTGTGCTTTGTTCACTGAGGGAAGATCAGGCTCTTGATCAGAAAACTGTAGAAACGCTTGATTCTTTAGTAAACAGTTATTTTGAGTAA
- a CDS encoding DHA2 family efflux MFS transporter permease subunit, with amino-acid sequence MSETIKETPRPKYGILAILIIGAFIAFLNNTLLNIALPSIMADLEIETATVQWLTTGFMLVNGIMIPATAFLIEKYSVRRLFLVAMGLFTAGTVVAGMADVFPVLLSGRMLQASGSAIMMPLLMNVMLISFPIEKRGAAMGVFGLILMAAPAIGPTLSGWIIEHYDWRMLFHFVTPIAITIFLLGFFLLKDKKDKVNIRLDVFSLILSSAGFGGILYGFSSAGTKGWDSPEVYLTIGIGVISLTTFIFRQSKQAHPMLNFTIFKYPMFALSSSITMVLNMAMFSGMLLLPIYVQTIRGISPLDAGLMMLPGALVMAFMSPITGRLFDKIGGRILATTGLAITVVTTYLFSTLSMDTTYNYIMILHAVRMFGMSMVMMPVSTNGLNQLPARFYPHGTAMNNTLNQVAGAIGTALLVTIMSNRTESVAANLAKDATSSGAVAAAAQQQIAMQAMLEGINFAFFIATFIAAIAFVLAFFIKRAGQEVPVKDPIVKESKPVDLVTNS; translated from the coding sequence ATGAGTGAAACAATAAAAGAAACGCCTCGTCCAAAGTACGGTATTCTGGCGATTCTTATCATCGGAGCATTTATAGCCTTTTTAAATAATACGTTGCTGAACATAGCCTTACCATCAATTATGGCAGATTTAGAAATAGAGACAGCAACGGTCCAGTGGTTAACTACAGGATTTATGCTCGTAAACGGAATAATGATTCCGGCTACGGCCTTTCTCATAGAAAAATATTCTGTGCGAAGACTATTTCTTGTCGCAATGGGCTTATTCACCGCTGGTACAGTTGTAGCGGGAATGGCTGATGTGTTCCCTGTATTGCTAAGTGGGCGAATGCTTCAGGCTTCTGGATCGGCGATTATGATGCCGCTGCTAATGAACGTGATGTTGATTAGCTTTCCAATTGAAAAGAGAGGAGCGGCAATGGGTGTGTTTGGATTGATTCTCATGGCTGCACCGGCAATTGGGCCGACGCTATCGGGCTGGATTATTGAACATTATGATTGGAGAATGCTTTTCCATTTCGTAACACCAATCGCGATTACAATATTCTTACTTGGATTCTTCCTATTAAAGGATAAAAAAGATAAGGTAAATATTCGTCTTGATGTATTTTCATTAATCCTTTCTAGTGCCGGTTTTGGTGGAATTCTATACGGATTCAGCTCGGCTGGAACTAAAGGATGGGATAGCCCAGAGGTTTACTTGACGATTGGAATCGGAGTCATTTCGCTAACTACATTCATTTTCCGCCAATCAAAACAGGCACACCCGATGCTGAATTTTACAATCTTTAAGTACCCGATGTTCGCTTTATCATCCTCGATTACAATGGTACTAAACATGGCGATGTTCTCCGGGATGCTGCTGTTACCGATCTACGTTCAAACCATTCGCGGCATTTCGCCACTTGATGCCGGATTGATGATGCTTCCAGGAGCGCTTGTGATGGCTTTCATGTCACCGATTACTGGACGTTTGTTTGATAAAATTGGTGGACGTATCCTGGCGACTACAGGTCTTGCGATCACAGTGGTCACAACGTATCTTTTCAGTACATTGTCAATGGATACTACGTATAACTACATTATGATTCTTCATGCAGTTCGGATGTTCGGAATGTCTATGGTCATGATGCCAGTATCGACGAACGGATTAAATCAGTTGCCAGCTCGCTTCTATCCACACGGTACAGCAATGAACAATACGCTCAACCAGGTGGCTGGTGCGATTGGTACAGCATTGCTTGTGACAATCATGTCGAATAGAACCGAGTCCGTTGCAGCTAACCTTGCAAAAGATGCGACCAGCAGCGGGGCAGTAGCTGCTGCTGCTCAGCAACAAATTGCTATGCAGGCGATGCTTGAAGGAATCAACTTTGCTTTCTTTATCGCTACATTCATCGCAGCGATTGCTTTTGTGCTCGCGTTCTTCATTAAGCGTGCGGGTCAAGAAGTGCCAGTTAAGGATCCAATTGTGAAAGAATCGAAGCCAGTTGATCTTGTAACGAATTCATAG
- a CDS encoding SRPBCC family protein translates to MPKVEEHVLIEKKENEVGAKHRQTYREGKRLETYTVETLAYEDNKDSKVKRISFVLGKAFEITLGFTLEKLDKNSTKFVYEGQNKGVNFVGRAMLKLSRPKDQMNVVQEFMERVEKEALKRGQTRV, encoded by the coding sequence ATGCCTAAGGTTGAAGAACATGTATTAATTGAGAAGAAAGAAAATGAAGTTGGAGCTAAACATCGTCAAACCTATCGTGAAGGTAAACGGTTAGAGACTTATACAGTAGAAACCCTGGCCTATGAAGATAATAAGGATAGCAAGGTGAAAAGAATAAGCTTTGTATTAGGGAAAGCCTTTGAAATCACACTGGGCTTCACTCTAGAAAAGCTAGATAAGAACAGCACGAAATTTGTTTATGAAGGGCAAAACAAAGGTGTTAATTTCGTTGGCAGAGCCATGCTCAAGCTAAGCAGACCGAAGGATCAGATGAATGTGGTGCAGGAGTTTATGGAACGAGTGGAAAAGGAAGCGTTAAAGAGGGGTCAGACACGTGTCTGA
- a CDS encoding MerR family transcriptional regulator → MYKISEFVQLTGLSKETLRYYAEVNLLEPAFTDPKNKYRYYDDGSYFLALLLVKLRRFGFTIQEMRSVMEDESFEHLEDLLCEKRANILVQIEDLRLQITEIDEFLESGREENE, encoded by the coding sequence ATGTACAAGATAAGTGAATTTGTTCAGTTAACAGGATTGAGTAAAGAGACGCTGCGCTATTACGCAGAAGTGAACTTATTGGAGCCGGCTTTTACTGATCCGAAAAACAAATACCGGTATTACGATGATGGTAGTTATTTTCTAGCGTTGTTATTAGTGAAACTTCGACGATTTGGGTTTACGATACAGGAAATGAGATCTGTAATGGAGGACGAATCGTTCGAGCATTTAGAAGATTTACTGTGCGAGAAACGAGCTAATATACTTGTGCAAATCGAAGACCTTCGTCTTCAAATAACTGAAATTGATGAATTTCTGGAATCTGGCAGGGAGGAAAATGAATGA
- a CDS encoding STAS domain-containing protein — translation MEYTFKLKKYFEENNQKFQRTLLSEAGNVKNKIDEILQIGNIDLVNNAKKLVVYIIDGEDEELKAFAKREGIAWATHSIALSFKLEWVQAIRRTLWVFIEKFYEEKDEERIRDFFQLEQEINNRVDEFLNSFFISYSTYKDSLIKVQRELVENLSVPIIPIDPTICILPLIGSIDSHRSEILKEKVLTEVADLRIQTLIMDLSGIATMERDIIFDLMKIIDGISLMGCITVITGLRKEIVTEMTDSGIMFNPQTATLGTLQQALSEYFARS, via the coding sequence ATGGAATATACTTTTAAATTAAAAAAATATTTCGAGGAAAATAACCAAAAATTTCAAAGAACTCTATTATCAGAGGCAGGAAATGTAAAGAACAAAATCGATGAAATTCTCCAAATTGGTAATATTGATCTTGTCAATAACGCCAAAAAATTAGTTGTTTACATTATAGATGGTGAAGATGAAGAACTTAAAGCGTTTGCGAAACGAGAGGGGATAGCCTGGGCTACCCACTCCATAGCATTGTCATTTAAATTGGAGTGGGTACAAGCTATTCGCAGAACCTTATGGGTTTTTATAGAAAAGTTTTATGAAGAAAAAGATGAAGAAAGAATTAGAGATTTTTTTCAGCTAGAACAAGAAATAAATAATAGAGTAGACGAATTTCTAAATTCTTTTTTTATTAGTTATTCAACATATAAGGATTCATTGATAAAGGTTCAAAGAGAGTTGGTTGAAAATCTATCGGTTCCAATTATTCCAATCGATCCAACTATTTGCATATTGCCTTTAATTGGTTCTATCGATTCACATCGATCTGAGATCCTCAAAGAGAAAGTTTTGACTGAGGTAGCAGATTTACGAATTCAAACATTGATTATGGATTTATCTGGAATTGCAACTATGGAAAGGGATATTATTTTTGACTTAATGAAGATTATAGATGGTATTTCACTGATGGGATGTATAACTGTTATTACAGGATTAAGAAAAGAAATTGTTACAGAGATGACCGATTCAGGTATCATGTTTAACCCACAAACAGCAACATTAGGAACTTTACAACAAGCACTAAGTGAATACTTTGCAAGATCATAA
- a CDS encoding immune inhibitor A domain-containing protein — translation MKGKNVLSMAMIAALTIGAFTAPAASSTVSADTTSVKQEVKEETVHKQGPFDLAVANEEKLIEMLKESGEIPEAASAKEAEQALEEFLKEKSESLKEKEANGELEDEKLELEADIKDKLKNDNGNKANDKARKGVKKLDTVVEEDYEGDVRSDNVLVLLVEFPDFPHNSIQPDESDMYYADYVKEHYEDMIFGDNGYEGPNGENLISMKQFYEQQSNGAYTVDGTVAGWYMASKNAAEYGGNYPTENDSDVNARGLVKEALTAAGADPSVNLADYDQEDRYDLDGDGNFREADGLIDHLMVVHSAVGEEAGGGQLGTDAIWSHRWNLGNIFPIAGSPEPEVDYWGVGSMYAYDYTIEPADGAAGVFAHEYGHDLGLPDEYDTQYSGKGEAVSYWSIMASGSWAGAVPGTEPTGFSAWSKEFLQAAHGGNWLKYDEFDLEDIDKKGFEVYLDQANTKGTNLDALRINLPDKETEINKPFSGEYEYFSGSANDLDNSAVFNVDLTNATAGELTFKTWYDIELDWDYGSVQVSEEGENWTAIPGNITTEKDPHDNNPGYGITGKSDGWVDGTFDLSAYAGKDVQVKINYWTDGAAINSGFYVDDIRVTAGGDELLFDDAEGDPKVDLQGFTKDDGVKVSEHYYLLEWRNHQGVDKGLDHIRRGASLMSFDPGLVVWYADNKYSDNWTGIHPGEGYLGVVDADQKELFWSDGTVAQTRYQIHDAAFSLRKGEKMFIDYRDITGLTMKDNHRNVAKVFDDSKSYLNEAIPDAGRNVPNYGLEFKVTGEASDRSVGRVLITKD, via the coding sequence GGCACCTGCCGCAAGTAGTACAGTAAGTGCAGACACGACTTCAGTGAAGCAAGAAGTGAAGGAAGAAACAGTACATAAGCAAGGACCGTTTGACTTAGCGGTAGCAAATGAAGAGAAACTGATTGAAATGTTAAAAGAGAGTGGGGAAATTCCAGAAGCTGCTTCAGCAAAAGAAGCAGAACAAGCGCTGGAAGAATTTTTGAAAGAAAAATCCGAATCACTTAAAGAAAAGGAAGCAAACGGGGAGTTAGAAGATGAAAAGCTTGAGCTTGAAGCTGACATCAAAGATAAACTGAAAAACGATAATGGAAATAAAGCAAATGATAAGGCGAGAAAAGGTGTAAAGAAGCTTGATACGGTCGTTGAGGAAGACTATGAAGGAGATGTCCGTTCTGATAACGTCCTTGTCCTTCTAGTAGAATTCCCGGACTTTCCACATAACAGTATTCAACCAGATGAATCGGATATGTATTATGCTGATTATGTTAAAGAACACTATGAAGATATGATTTTTGGCGATAATGGATATGAAGGTCCGAATGGCGAGAATCTAATATCTATGAAACAATTCTATGAACAACAATCAAATGGAGCTTATACAGTCGATGGTACTGTTGCTGGATGGTATATGGCTTCTAAAAATGCTGCTGAATATGGCGGGAATTATCCTACTGAAAATGATAGCGACGTCAATGCACGCGGTTTAGTAAAAGAGGCGCTGACTGCCGCAGGAGCTGATCCTTCGGTAAATCTAGCTGATTATGATCAGGAAGATCGCTATGATCTTGATGGCGATGGTAATTTCCGTGAAGCAGATGGCCTAATTGATCACTTGATGGTTGTTCACTCTGCTGTTGGTGAAGAAGCTGGTGGAGGTCAACTTGGAACTGACGCGATCTGGTCCCATCGTTGGAACCTTGGAAACATCTTCCCCATTGCAGGATCTCCTGAACCAGAAGTGGATTACTGGGGAGTAGGTTCCATGTATGCATATGACTACACGATCGAGCCTGCTGACGGTGCGGCTGGTGTGTTTGCCCATGAATATGGACACGACTTAGGTCTTCCTGATGAATATGACACACAATATTCTGGTAAAGGTGAAGCGGTATCGTACTGGTCAATCATGGCAAGCGGCAGCTGGGCAGGAGCGGTTCCGGGAACAGAGCCAACTGGTTTTAGTGCATGGTCTAAAGAATTTCTGCAGGCTGCGCATGGAGGAAACTGGTTAAAGTACGATGAATTCGATTTAGAAGATATTGATAAAAAAGGTTTTGAAGTTTATTTGGATCAGGCCAATACGAAAGGGACTAATCTCGATGCCCTTCGAATCAACCTTCCAGATAAAGAAACTGAAATTAACAAGCCATTTAGCGGAGAGTATGAGTACTTTAGTGGAAGTGCAAATGATTTAGATAATTCAGCTGTATTTAATGTCGATCTTACAAATGCTACGGCTGGAGAACTAACGTTTAAAACCTGGTATGACATTGAGTTGGACTGGGATTATGGATCTGTTCAGGTAAGTGAAGAGGGAGAAAACTGGACAGCTATTCCGGGGAACATTACAACGGAAAAGGATCCACATGATAACAACCCTGGTTACGGAATTACGGGTAAATCCGATGGATGGGTTGATGGAACATTTGATTTGAGTGCATATGCAGGTAAAGATGTGCAGGTGAAAATCAACTACTGGACAGACGGTGCTGCTATTAACTCTGGTTTCTATGTTGATGACATTCGTGTAACCGCTGGTGGAGACGAATTGCTTTTTGATGATGCAGAAGGAGATCCTAAAGTTGATTTGCAAGGATTTACGAAAGACGATGGTGTTAAAGTATCTGAGCATTATTACTTGCTTGAATGGAGAAACCATCAAGGTGTTGATAAAGGTTTAGATCACATTCGCCGAGGAGCAAGTCTGATGTCATTTGATCCGGGCCTAGTTGTCTGGTATGCAGATAATAAATATTCGGATAACTGGACCGGAATTCACCCGGGAGAGGGTTATCTTGGCGTAGTGGATGCTGATCAGAAAGAATTATTCTGGAGTGACGGAACGGTGGCTCAAACACGTTACCAAATTCACGATGCAGCATTTAGTCTGCGTAAAGGTGAGAAAATGTTCATTGATTACCGTGATATCACTGGTCTCACAATGAAAGATAACCACAGAAACGTCGCGAAGGTATTCGACGATAGTAAGAGCTATCTGAACGAAGCAATTCCAGATGCAGGACGTAATGTTCCTAATTATGGTTTGGAATTCAAGGTAACGGGTGAAGCTTCAGATCGTTCTGTTGGCCGCGTTTTGATAACGAAAGATTAA